A genome region from Geminicoccus roseus DSM 18922 includes the following:
- a CDS encoding succinate dehydrogenase assembly factor 2, translating into MTETTEDRKKRLHYQSHHRGQVENDLLLGRFARRHLDRLEGERLDAYENLLAEADVDIWAWVTGMQPLPARHDNEVFALLRAEAEGKS; encoded by the coding sequence ATGACCGAGACGACCGAAGATCGCAAGAAGCGGCTGCACTACCAGAGCCATCACCGCGGCCAGGTGGAGAACGACCTGCTGCTCGGCCGATTCGCGCGACGGCATCTGGACAGACTGGAGGGCGAGCGGCTGGATGCCTATGAGAACCTGCTCGCCGAGGCGGACGTGGACATCTGGGCCTGGGTAACCGGCATGCAGCCTCTGCCGGCCCGGCACGACAACGAGGTCTTCGCGCTCCTGCGCGCGGAGGCCGAAGGGAAAAGCTGA